The Manihot esculenta cultivar AM560-2 chromosome 11, M.esculenta_v8, whole genome shotgun sequence genome includes a region encoding these proteins:
- the LOC110626622 gene encoding protein S-acyltransferase 11 isoform X2, whose product MVEDHETGCWGCGLRLLLPSYSPIFKCGWCGAITTQNERKCETKYLWWRHARDRCFVCVLLGFMLFVICGGVWAVYPVVFSISYFCGIFHSSITVILSMITLSMFSLAAFNSPGTPPIIEWGSYPVVGKGYLENYTFCHYCSKPKSPRAHHCSSCGMCILDMDHHCPFIGNCVGAGNHRYFIAFLVSAVVSTIYVSIMSAFAVWHIWPPLPTRSLGDLSGMNSYMAWRIFKELIFALLSSALLLSPRGLVLVYLFFSSVSVEMGLIVLLLQQLCYIYQGKTYISHLNSQGGDEAGEKDCKNILRFFGCPYTVSRYLPNVWNTPKRHNK is encoded by the exons ATGGTTGAAGATCATGAGACGGGATGCTGGGGTTGTGGACTGCGCCTTCTTCTTCCATCTTATTCACCTATTTTTAAGTGTGGCTGGTGTGGAGCAATAACAACTCAAAATGAACGAAAATGTGAGACCAAGTATCTTTGGTGGAGACATGCACGTGACCGTTGCTTCGTATGTGTCCTCCTCGGCTTCATGCTTTTTGTAATAT GTGGTGGTGTCTGGGCTGTGTACCCTGTTGTTTTCTCCATCAGCTATTTCTGTGGAATTTTCCACTCAAGCATAACTGTGATCTTGTCTATGATTACTCTTTCAATGTTTAGTCTTGCGGCCTTTAACTCTCCTGGAACACCACCTATCATAGAGTGGGGTAGCTACCCAGTTGTGGGAAAAGGTTACCTTGAGAATTACACTTTCTGTCACTATTGTTCGAAGCCAAAATCGCCTAGAGCCCATCACTGCAGTTCATGTGGAATGTGCATATTGGACATGGATCATCACTGCCCTTTT ATTGGAAACTGCGTGGGCGCAGGAAATCACCGATACTTTATCGCCTTCCTTGTATCAGCTGTTGTCAGCACAATATATGTTTCAATCATGTCTGCATTTGCAGTGTGGCATATATGGCCACCATTACCGACCAGATCTCTAGGCGATTTAAGTGGGATGAACAGTTATATGGCATGGAGAATATTTAAAGAACTTATTTTCGCATTGCTAAGCTCTGCGCTGCTGCTGTCCCCAAGAGGGCTTGTTCTTGTTTATCTGTTCTTTTCTAGTGTTTCGGTGGAGATGGGATTGATTGTGCTTCTGTTGCAGCAGCTGTGTTACATATACCAGGGGAAAACTTATATAAGCCACTTGAATTCCCAAGGGGGTGATGAGGCTGGAGAAAAAGATTGCAAAAATATTTTACGTTTCTTTGGTTGCCCATACACTGTTTCAAGATACTTGCCTAATGTTTGGAACACTCCTAAGAGACATAACAAGTGA
- the LOC110626622 gene encoding protein S-acyltransferase 11 isoform X1, translating to MVDTPPDILVVSKFKEHFVGAMVEDHETGCWGCGLRLLLPSYSPIFKCGWCGAITTQNERKCETKYLWWRHARDRCFVCVLLGFMLFVICGGVWAVYPVVFSISYFCGIFHSSITVILSMITLSMFSLAAFNSPGTPPIIEWGSYPVVGKGYLENYTFCHYCSKPKSPRAHHCSSCGMCILDMDHHCPFIGNCVGAGNHRYFIAFLVSAVVSTIYVSIMSAFAVWHIWPPLPTRSLGDLSGMNSYMAWRIFKELIFALLSSALLLSPRGLVLVYLFFSSVSVEMGLIVLLLQQLCYIYQGKTYISHLNSQGGDEAGEKDCKNILRFFGCPYTVSRYLPNVWNTPKRHNK from the exons ATGGTTGATACACCACCAGATATACTGGTAGTATCAAAATTTAAG GAGCACTTTGTGGGAGCAATGGTTGAAGATCATGAGACGGGATGCTGGGGTTGTGGACTGCGCCTTCTTCTTCCATCTTATTCACCTATTTTTAAGTGTGGCTGGTGTGGAGCAATAACAACTCAAAATGAACGAAAATGTGAGACCAAGTATCTTTGGTGGAGACATGCACGTGACCGTTGCTTCGTATGTGTCCTCCTCGGCTTCATGCTTTTTGTAATAT GTGGTGGTGTCTGGGCTGTGTACCCTGTTGTTTTCTCCATCAGCTATTTCTGTGGAATTTTCCACTCAAGCATAACTGTGATCTTGTCTATGATTACTCTTTCAATGTTTAGTCTTGCGGCCTTTAACTCTCCTGGAACACCACCTATCATAGAGTGGGGTAGCTACCCAGTTGTGGGAAAAGGTTACCTTGAGAATTACACTTTCTGTCACTATTGTTCGAAGCCAAAATCGCCTAGAGCCCATCACTGCAGTTCATGTGGAATGTGCATATTGGACATGGATCATCACTGCCCTTTT ATTGGAAACTGCGTGGGCGCAGGAAATCACCGATACTTTATCGCCTTCCTTGTATCAGCTGTTGTCAGCACAATATATGTTTCAATCATGTCTGCATTTGCAGTGTGGCATATATGGCCACCATTACCGACCAGATCTCTAGGCGATTTAAGTGGGATGAACAGTTATATGGCATGGAGAATATTTAAAGAACTTATTTTCGCATTGCTAAGCTCTGCGCTGCTGCTGTCCCCAAGAGGGCTTGTTCTTGTTTATCTGTTCTTTTCTAGTGTTTCGGTGGAGATGGGATTGATTGTGCTTCTGTTGCAGCAGCTGTGTTACATATACCAGGGGAAAACTTATATAAGCCACTTGAATTCCCAAGGGGGTGATGAGGCTGGAGAAAAAGATTGCAAAAATATTTTACGTTTCTTTGGTTGCCCATACACTGTTTCAAGATACTTGCCTAATGTTTGGAACACTCCTAAGAGACATAACAAGTGA